The following proteins are co-located in the Mesotoga sp. BH458_6_3_2_1 genome:
- a CDS encoding sulfide/dihydroorotate dehydrogenase-like FAD/NAD-binding protein yields MYAVLSKKRIAPDTYDIWLSHPDIYRYAKPGQFLIIRIDEFGERIPLTIASAEKDRVRVIVKAVGKSTYKLCAMNEGESVSDIVGPLGNPSEIEKLGTVCVVGGGVGIAPLFPVARALKAAGNEVIGILGAANKDHLIMVDEFRPFLDRLYLSTDDGSAGIKGTVTNPLKEVIADYSPVTIWAIGPMVMMKFVSLLASQNDIPCWVSLNPIMVDGTGMCGACRAEVGGEMKFACVHGPEFDGRLVNWDELIKRQYQYREEERVALEKYVRELGEKDG; encoded by the coding sequence ATGTACGCAGTTCTCTCGAAGAAAAGAATCGCTCCCGATACGTATGATATCTGGCTTTCTCATCCAGATATCTACAGATATGCAAAACCCGGTCAGTTCCTGATAATAAGGATAGACGAGTTTGGTGAGAGGATTCCTCTCACGATAGCATCGGCAGAAAAAGACAGGGTAAGGGTAATAGTGAAGGCCGTTGGGAAAAGCACCTATAAACTTTGTGCAATGAACGAGGGAGAATCCGTAAGCGATATAGTTGGTCCTCTTGGAAATCCCAGTGAGATCGAGAAACTTGGAACGGTCTGTGTTGTTGGCGGAGGAGTGGGAATAGCTCCTTTGTTTCCTGTTGCAAGGGCGCTTAAAGCTGCCGGAAACGAGGTAATCGGTATACTGGGTGCGGCTAACAAAGATCATCTGATCATGGTGGACGAGTTCAGGCCCTTTCTTGACAGGCTTTACCTCTCTACAGATGACGGCTCTGCGGGAATCAAGGGAACCGTAACGAACCCCCTCAAAGAAGTAATAGCAGATTATTCACCGGTCACGATATGGGCAATCGGTCCGATGGTAATGATGAAGTTCGTCTCTCTTCTCGCTTCCCAGAATGACATACCTTGCTGGGTGTCTCTCAATCCGATAATGGTGGACGGCACGGGAATGTGCGGCGCCTGCAGGGCCGAGGTTGGAGGCGAGATGAAGTTCGCCTGCGTTCATGGACCGGAGTTTGACGGCAGATTGGTCAACTGGGACGAGCTGATCAAGAGGCAGTATCAGTACAGGGAAGAGGAACGGGTTGCTCTTGAGAAATACGTACGTGAATTGGGTGAGAAGGATGGCTGA